The following is a genomic window from Miscanthus floridulus cultivar M001 chromosome 14, ASM1932011v1, whole genome shotgun sequence.
GAGTATCTCTGTTGACAGCATCAGGAAGGAGGATGATGCTGTTAAGCCGAGTCATCAGCAGCTCAAGAGAGGGTATGCATGCATTTTCCAACATCAATTGATGAGTAAAACTACTGCTTTTCTTTTTGTTCATAGTGCTTCTGTATATGTATTATGTGAGCATGGGATTAAGCTTTCTATTGATTTTGATTCTTTTGTTTGCAAACAAATTAAATTTCGAGCAGGAGATTTGATAAGTCGATGTCACTTGAAACGCCCGTTCCACACTATGACGGACGGCAGTGGAGGAAATACGGGCAGAAGCAGATCAACAAATCAAATCAAAACACCCAAGGTAAATTTTTCCTTATTAATTGAAGGGACATCTAGCTCTCCTTGGTGGTGTACTTCTGAGACTCTTTGATTTCTTTCTCTTTTAACACACCCGGGGATGTATGAATTAGCGGAGCGACTAGCGCCCGGATGTTCGAACCCGGCGTCCGTCCAGACACTGCTCCCGTGCCTACGCCCGACGCACGACCAGACCCGTGCCCAATGCATGCCCTGCACCCGACGCACGCCCCGCGCGCCCATCCCTGCTCTGGAAGGCATTGTCGGTTTGGACGGAGCTTCCTGCGCCTGCGCTCGACACACGCAGCATGGAGGCCAGTGTCCCATCCCGCCCGATGCGCCGCGTCTGCGACCATCCCGCTTCACATCCCCGCGCGCTCTCGTGTACACGGCCTACACGGCCTCCATCTTCGCCACACCAGGGAGGTAGCAGCTGGACCACCGAGGGTTTAGGCTTCCTCCATACCTACATCCAGATTTAGTTTTACAACTCtcaaataaaacaattgcaacgtacgtctgaaacagatgaaacattcggAACATACATCcaaataaaatacttgcaacatacgtctgaaaacagatgaaacacttgaaacatggtcttaaaacatgcgtgtatagccatagcaacatatgcaacatccaaatctacttttgcaacatccagatgaaatacttgcaacataagtctgaaaacatatgaaacatttgaaacacatacttgaaacatgcgtgtatagccataacaacatatgcaacattccagatgaaacacttgaaacagacgtctgaaacaactgaaacacttagaaacataggcttgcaacatgtctaAAAACGTCTAAAACACTTAACACAGCGTCGCCGGCAGTCACAGTCTATCTGGCGGGGAACTGCAGTGGCGCAGACCTCCCTTTCCTGCCAACGGCACGAGGTGGATGGGGGCGCAGGCGCAGGCCTCCCCTGCCTCCTCTTGTGCGACGGGCGAGGTGGATGAGAGCGCGGGCGGGGTACGCGGAGCAGGTGCGGTCGACGCGGGCGGGGGGAGCGAAGCGGTTCATCCGGACGGGACGGACGTCCGTGGCATATCATTGCCAATGAATTAACAAGGTTCATCAGAAAGAAAGAAATCGCCACAAAATCATATGCATGTGACGAATAATATCAAAACCAGATCTTGGACTCTTATTATGCGCTCACTCGTTACTAGAGTTAGCAGCGAATGAAGTTCATCagccatgcaaaaaaaaaaaaaaactaatcacTAAATCATGTGCATGTGCAGAAACCTAATAATGCTGCAAATCTATAATAGATTGTACAATCACTAAATCGACTATACATATATGCAGAAACTACTACAGATGCGCCTACAGGCAGGAACAGGGCTGTAAAGCAACAAAGACAGTGCAACAGCAAGATGATGACAGCACAGGCACTGATCATCCCATATGTTCACAGTCGTCTACCACGGCCAGCATACTTGCAAGGACAACAATGGCATCAGCTCAGGCACCGATGACTCTGAAACAAACAGCCAATCCAGCGTATCGACAATTTGTACAGATCCATATGGCCCTGAGAAATCCCCAGAGGGCAATAAGCCGTTCAACAAATCTGCAGATTTGATCACAAGGAACAGCACGTATGAGCCATTCGACATGACTGTGTTTGAACCTTTGGATTTAGACAGTTGGGAGTCGGATGCATTCTTAAGGTTTGGAGCCTGATAATTCACATATATATCGATGAAAAGCTTACTTtcaaaaaaatgaaaagctagtgATCAATTGATAAGCTGATATGGTATGAATGAAGAGTGATAATAAACAGAGGATAATATATACagatgggggtgggggggggggggagagagagagagtattccTTCAACTGTATAGTATGGGTGCAATTCTCAACatgtaaaagaaaaaaagagcCCCTTTTTTCCCTGAGGACTCAAAAATAGAACCTAGCTTTGGATTTCAACTTGTAGTATTGAGTGTTATCTGGTGATAGAAACAGTCACAGAATCCCCTGTGCTGCTGTGGCCGTTTAGAACTTGAACAGTGGGGTGGTTCTAATTTCATTGGGAAAGTTATGAAAACAGAGCCCCTTACTAGAATAAAAGCAGGTCCCATGCATGATTCATGAAGCCCACGATCCATTCCAGCATTAATGCACAATTTTCATATGCATGGCATGGCGTCATGTGGATAGACAAACTAAGAGGAACTCTATGACCCCACTAACTTGGACCGAATGTATATGACTCTTTCTCTCAACAATATAATGTTCCAGATAAATCAGCAGGAAAACAATGCTGCATGTTGATTTGTGGTGTCCTATTTTTGTTTTTCCTAATTTGCCAATTTTATTAATTGTAGCTGATTGGGATGTAAACTCATAGTAGTGTTGACAGAGGGAGGGTGTGAAGAGTATTAGTTCATGAATTGCAGGTTGAAACTAATCGGCCTTTCTCAACTATAACTGTGAACAGAATAACTGAGAGATGTTGCCCTGCGAGGAATCAGCTGGCATTTGGAATGCATGGGATCTCCACCTTCTTATATTACTAATATAGTCGCGTTCTTGGTTTCACATATGAGAGCATATGTCTGCTATAActtgcatcaaactcaatctctaAATATATATGTGGGAAAAACACTGAATGTAGCACTTATAATGCTTATGTGTAAGAGGTGGTGTGCTTACCATTGGTTGAATAGATTCCGTTTCATCGAACACTTGAAGGGACCCAAGCAACAAAATGTATATTGCATTATTACACCAGCTTTTACTTTTATGATCTTTAACTACATCAACTTGCGGGTTCAAACCTATGATTTGATGCCTCATAATTGGTATATCGATGAATGAAATAGTGATTGACCTGCATGATATGAAATAAATCTTAGGAACAGTGTGGGAAGGAGAGATataataaaagaaagaaaaagagaaatagTGCCGAAAACTGATAAGTATGGGTACCTGGATTTTGACAGGAGAACGACGTGGTAAGAGTGGGGGCAGCTAGGAAGAACAGGTGCAAGGGTGGCGGCAGGATCGGGGAGGGAGGGATCATGGCTGGCAGGAAAGGAAGTAAACTTGAGAGAGTTCCAGCACAGCGAGTCCCCAACTAGTGCGTTGGTAGCGAACATAAAGAAGAAAACATGGCTTTGAATGGTAGCAAGGACAAAACATTTAGTGGCTCTATAGCATGAGAATATTTCTTTATTTTTATTCTGGTTCTCGCTGATATGTAAAAGCTTCTTCTTTATCAATGAAATAGACAGTCTCATGGCCATCCATTAAAAAAACAAGTGAAAAGTATACTGGTAGAATATATATAGGGTGACAAGTCTTTGTGAAAGTTAGGGAGTAGATTAAACAGACTCAATTTGTCTGATCTTGTTACAATCAGATACCAGTCTGAAGGTATTGGATTCTCACAATACAGTATCCTtgtgattgctgcattctggaatATCAGCGCAGCCTTAATATGGAAATCATATGTTCAGAGTCATGCATTGCAATAGCAAGCAACTATACACATAATTATGTAAACTAACCACAAGTAGGTAGCCGATGATGATCATTGAAGTATTTATAAACTGGGTATGTTGACACCCCCAGGCCCCCAGCCGCCACAAGCTTGTCTGTGTATGCTCTCAATGCACGTGCATACCAGATCAGTTGTAGATGGAAttgatcagcctgttcgctggttggtttctgggctgataagcccgtctggtgctggtttgttgtgagaggaaaacactgtatcatgacagataagccctggctgaaatcaacaagcgaacaggatAGATGTTTCAACCAGAATTTAATTAGAAAAGGGATATGTATGTATGAAGTGGTAGTATAGAGTTCAGTGCACAAGCTGGCTTATCTCTTGGGAGTAGGGAGTTCAGTACACAAGTATAGCTGTTACTTGCATCAGACTTGCTAATACTATAAGGTTAGATAACCAATGGTATGAATTAGTAATATGCCTGCATCGCTTCACCAAACACCTGACGGAATCCAAGCAAGACAATGACTCTGTAAACTGCATCAACTAGCATATACATATGTCTAGCTATCCTGCAAATGGGAAGTAGCTATAGTAAACTAAGGTATATGCTACTTGTGTTTTAATTAAGCTCTAACATGTCATTGAGAGTAAGGAGTTATTCATTTGTAATGGCACATGTTACTTTCTAAATAAATGGCACAAAGGCTAATGGACAAAGTCATTTTGAATCTTGAGCTGTGACCATTGAAGAAAGGGGCGTTGTGGGCATCATCCTTGTCCAAAATACAGTTAAACTAACTGGAAGTCTGCAAACAAAAGAATAACCATGCATGCATATGCCACACTGTGACACAAATATGAGATATAATGACAAAAAAACCAATGATCCATAAGTTGGAATATTTTGTTTTTTTAGGAATATTATATTTTATTACTAGTTAATACTCACTCCATCCTGAAATATAAGGTATCCAAGGAATTCTAGAAGAAAGCAAAAGACGCATGTGACTCTCCCTTAAAAGTAGGGAGATATTATGTTTACCATATTTGAGCCTGGTGGTTCAGTGGTTGGGTTGACAATAAAGAATAAACACTAATGGCAACTAGGTAGCATGTGATTGGAGCCTAGGAGAGTTAATTCACCTAGAATCCCTTATAATTTGAGATATATTTTGAATGCTTGGTTATCTTATATTTCAAGATGGAGTTAGTATATAAATTTGTGTATGTAAAAGTTACAAGTGCTTGAGTTACCTGTGCGGGTAGGTAAGCAAGCTAATATACGTAAAGATCACATATTTGGGCTCTAACCTAGAATCCTACAAAAGGCTTCCTCCCTCAAGGTTGGGCCAGGAAGAAGGGCCGACCTCCTATTGTCCTTCCTGCTATGCTACTAGAATCTTTGGAAACACAGTACAAAGTTTTCTTCCGCTCATTGTCATCCACTCATCATCACTCCCATGCCTGCTGGACCTGATAGTGGACCAAGTGGCCTCAGGCTTTTGGCGCCAACTGTTATCTATTAGTCAAGCTTATCTACCCACCCGCTAAGTTGATGCTATCAAAAGCTATACCTTAAGTGAAGAGTTGGAACTGTTTCAATGTTTAATTTTGAGATTTGAGTCTCAAAGCTATGGCAGGCTGGCAGaagatttttttttgtgtgtgcgtACGTGCACCAACTGTGGCACATGTGAGAAAGAACTGTTGGACACTATTCTGCATGTAGGGAAATATCCTTATAACTACCAATTCCCTTATCTTTTGTCGCAATCAATTGGTATGTTTGGCTGGCACGTATGGCATTCATGTGGTGCTCAGGAATCCTGAAGGATTCACCACATATCCCTTAACTTTGTTCTCTTGTTTTGGTTGATAATGATGCATGGCGGTCAACAAAACTAGTTCAAGGCTATGGTTAGTCTGAGTGGAACTATCAGTACATGTTCATATTATGAAGTATATATGATCTTTGAACACATAACATGCAATTTTCATGGTTCTCAACATGTTTTTGACAATCACTTACTGTTTAATTTAATTATTCAACAGGCTTCATGTGTACCTGCAGTACTTTTCTCATGCATGTATGAGGATTAACATAAATTGAATTTCATGTAATGATTTATCTTACGCAAAGTTTAAAGTTTGAACCGATGATAAATGATGATAACCTACTTCATCATAGCACATCTGTTATGTAAAAGATGAAATTAACTAGCTAGTTTATTTTGCATTCATTTCCAAATAACTAGGTGTCATTTACCATTATTAGACTCCAACCAAGCATGTCCCTGTCCTACGGCCGGTGTAGTTACAGCAACGTTGCTCCCTATAACAGCCTCTAGAATTATTGCCTATATACATGCTTCCTTTCATGAATGTCTATGCCATTTGAGCGATGAAGACAGTACCGTAGATCCTGCATGATTAGCCAAGTCTTTGGTTGTCAGAACTGTCGACCACAAAAAACTAATGACAATCTAGTGGGCGATTTTCAAGCTAAACAAGTGACATAACAGAAATGCTTATTCACACATCAAATAACTTATGGAGACAGAAATTTTCTTACAAATGTAATTTTTATGCATCGCCTCTGTTATATTCTATACATGAATAAATCAGTTGCGTTTTTTATGCATTAGATATGTCAATAATCCTTATCATCTGATGATCAACAATTAAGTTCATACTAATTTATCTTCCTCCAACAATTTAAAACACTAGTACCACTAGTGTGACATTTAATAATCATCATCTGACCTTATAATAACATTACTATGTACTATACTTCAAATGTGTCTCCTAGGCCCATCACACATAATGTAATTAAACACATTCATCGAATGACAATTATGTAACAATCAGGATTATGTAGATTGATGCATCAGTCTGAGAAAAATAGGATCTTGAATGACACCTTTAGTTCTACCATAGTACTGATGGATAGGGACACAATACTCTCCCTTGTCTTTTCCAGTGAGAAAATTTGAAAAATGATCCATTCCCTCCACCATGCTCATACTGTGTGATGTTACTTGCTTGTATATAAATAGATGCCTAAAGCTGCATATACCTAGCACCTTGAGCTCCAAAGTCCAACTATTATAGCCACATATATTTGAGAAAGCATCCAATGAACATCCTTGAATCTTCCACTCATAGTGGCTGCCAAGTGGTGATCAACGAGATTGAACACCAAAGGGCTCTAGTGATGAAGCTACATGACCTTATCCTACCAATACTTGATCCCTGTAGTAGGCAGGAGAAGCTTGCGCAGCAACTCTTTCAAGATATATTCAGATCCTCAAGTAAGGTTATCTCCTTTCTCGAACTTGGTGATAACAGTAACAAACAGGCCAATCTTATCAAATATAGAAGAAAAGGTGGTAAGAATAACGTGGAGAGTCACATGTTGGGGGAGGAAGCTAAAGAAATTGGAAATAAGAGAAGGTATGTAGCAAAAGAGCATATATATGTTTACTTATATATCATTTACTGTGGTGCTTAAAATATTTATCCCTTCTCTTAGGAAGAATGCACAACACACAGGTTCAGTTGTGACACAAGCACCACACTTTGATGGATATCAATGGAGGAAGTATGGACAGAAGTGGATCTCCAAAGCAAAGCATTCTAGGTATGTAATAAAACATATGTATTGACGTActtcatatatataatattttCTATACTGAATTTGGATTCTCATGTTGTATTCTAGTCGGGTGGTTTTTTGGCCCGGTTTCCACTCAAAAAACTACACTGACACCTTTTTTTATGTTTTCTTCTAATAAAATttgcggcaaagcttttgccgtcctttcAAAATAAAATGGGTGTGGATGATTAGCTTTGTGCACATATAATGTAGCTCAAAATTGCAGCCATACATATTCTCATCTATGTGGATGAATCATACTTTGCATATTTTGCCTTTTGtgtataataaaaaatatataatgaTGTCATGCTTAATCAGGAGCTACTATAGATGTGCCAATAGTAAAGACCAAGGGTGTCTTGCAACTAAGACAGTTCAACAGAAGGAATCAGATGGAAGCGCTGGAACAGTGAGGTTGTTCGATGTTGACTATTACGGCCAGCACATTTGCAAGAAGGATGACATAATCCATCCATATGTTGTTGAGACAACACAATATAGTGCACCAATTGTCAATCATAACCAAAGCATTAGTGGATCAACGGTTGTTCATAATGATGTCCATGGAGTTCAGGATGAAAGCTTTGAAAACTTATTCATGGTGCCAAGCACGCCAGAATATTTGATAGATTTCACAGATGTTGAAATGGCAGGGGCACTTGAGGTTACCTCCATGATGATCTTTGAAGATATATGGGCGTAATAAAGAAGTGATGAGAAGGAACTCCTGTGAAGGTGTACATCAGTTGGCTCACATGCAGATAGCCATTGCTTCATGAGTTGTGACAAGAAAGGGACACAAGTATGTTACCTGTAGAGTTATAATATGTGTGATAAGCAAAGAAAATGGATATGCAGAAAGTAAATAGTGGACAGAAATTATGTCTTAAAAGTTGTAAATGCTGTCCCACATGCTAGAATGATGTACTAATATCTAGACTTTCCTTTGAGTGTAATTGTAACCATCCCATTCGTCCcagcctctgtaaaacacatccTGCAAAGTCTTCATAACAGGTAAAGTGTCCTGGACTAGTAGCTTATACTAACTTGTTAACATTTGATGGAGAGCATCAGAAACATGGGAAATAGTAATAATTAGCATGACAAATGGCATTCCAGTCAAGAAAAAACTCGATAGTTATTCACAATTTCACAAATCGATATGACACCTGTCCAACTTTGCTACATCCTCCATGCATACATGCTGCAGCCTAGCTATCAGGATGGTTAATTATATTCTCCCATCACCCATCCCATGCCTCGTTGACTTGATCCAGTATATGTGTCTGTAGTAGAACTGAATGAACTTAATATAAAAAAAAACCCACAAGAATAAGTAAACATCTGACTTAATATAATTGGTGGACCGGAAGAAACATAAACATCCTGGTCGATTTTGGAAGCCACTTAAAATTGGGTGGTTCTGCTATGTGGCCTGAAATGTCCTACGAACACTAGAGGCCCCAGCCCCAAGGTAGGTAGGTTGGCCATTGGTCTCACTGAAAGGTGACGAAAGGTTCACACTTGACACCACACCGGAGTATATGCCGGAGGAATGCGGCGTTTTTTGTTCGCCTCTGCTATGGCCGGGCGATGTGCGTGTGTGTGGAATGGAGAAAACGATGACCAATCAGTACGGTCTTGGAGGACAGTTCATAGCCCCCGGATTTTGACAGGAAAACCAAAAAGGGGAGACGGAGAGGGGTGACTTGACCTGGGGCGTTTggtggagctgctgctgctggtcgcCGAAGAAGGAAGCCACGGCCGCCGTCGCCGGAGCCGAAAAGCCCTCGACGTCGTCATTGGAACAGAGATACATAGCTGGGCTGAAAAGTTAATCGGGCAGGCCCTATGCGTGTTGTGCATCATACGTAAATGAGGCCCATTACAGCCTAGTGAGGCTCTGGCCTAACAATTTGGTTTATGCCCTATGCCCTTTGGAACTGGCCCTAACCAAGGCCCAAGCCCAACAAATGAGGTTTCCTGTTACTCCAGTTTTTTGTCGATCAATTCATCACAGGCGCAAACGTAAGGAAATTCTGCAAACGTAAAGCTTCATTATAAATTTTGCCACTCTTATGTATATAGTTGTGTTTTTTCTTGCTGAGTCCTTTAACAGCTGAAAACATAGAAGAACGTGGTCTTGTTTCTCGTTCCACATTCCCACGGTGCAAAAACCTTCTAAAAGTTTCATGGCTACTTAGCTTAACCGTACATATATTTCTCTCTATATATGGCATGACATTGACATGTATGACCAAGCTAGCTAGCTTTCGTCGCTGCACTCCACAAGTCTACTCAACGCCATTTCATGACATTGGCTGCTGTTTGATACTAATAATCAATCCCCATCCATCTCTCTTCACTACAACAAACCCATTAATCCATGGCTTATTATATATGTTGTATTTTCCTGATAAAATTTTGGTATCATCAAAAGTTAGTAACTATTCGCTCACATATAAACTTGGATTCTAAAGTATACCAAGAAAATTTGCATTTTTCTTCCAAATTTGcatattttattaaaaatatgtaCATATATTCATATTTAACTCTTTCTTAACTTAAATATCTCATTTACAATGCATATTTTTCAAATTATAATTCTTTTGGCTTTATCCTAAGTCATTTTTTTCTAACTTTAGATAAGTTTGTAGAAAAGTGCACTAACATCTATAAACATCAATTTAATTTTATTAAATTCTTCATAAAGTATATTTTAATAGTGAATTTTATTTGGACTTGTAGATATTATTTTGTCATTAATGTATTTTTAAACAATCTCTAAACGAGAAAAAATTACTTGTAACAAAAGTAAAGTGCATTATAGTTTATGAATGATCAATTGGCTAGGCTCCTTTTGGTGGAACCTACCAATAATCAAAGGGCTCAAGTCCTCGATTTTGACACATGTGCTCGTATTTTTTTGTATTTATTCTAGAATTTAATGGCATTATTCTATCTTTATAGGGGTATGTGTACGTATGTGTACGAGTGTTACACTgtgatttgcaaaaaaaaaagaatgcacTATAATTATATATCTCTTATAAACTAATCCTCACTACAAGTTCTATCTCCACATGCAAGACATCTACATCATCTCACActaactatccacatcatctctCACTAATAGTTATCTCATTCCACTAACTTTCAACCCTTTAATACAAGCTATCCACATCATCACCACTAAGTGCAATTACTAATttcaatatattaaaaaaatatatagaagGTATAAACATATTGCTATTTGTCTTGTTGTTCCATCATATTATAATTCGATCTAATTCTGTTAGTTTTTTCAATGCCTTGCCCAATTTTGATAAGAATTGATGTAAGAACATGTAGGTTCACTCATACATGCAAGGATTTTATTTCTAAGAAAGTTTCATAGCAACGCGTGGGGTATCATTCTAATTTACACACTTCGCAAAAAAAAAGTTCACTATAAGTTagaaaatgagtaattaataatacACACCACATCGTAGCTATCGGGATGGTTATATTGACTTGGTCCAGTTTAATTGTGTAGTTGAACGTACTGATCTCTGGGGGAAAAAAGCCacagaaaataaataaaacatcTGATTGAATAACTGGGTGTGTGTGCAAGGAAGAAAACGATGACCAAGCATTCAAGGAAATCCGCCCGAATCTATTATTTGAAAATTTCCCAATGGAGAGAGGCGTGGCTCTAGATGCCGGACCATATTTCAAACATGCATTTGATGATGGCGAGGTATAGAATAATATATGGCGGTACTACAAGACTTTAAATCTAGTCACACAATCTTTTGTTTTGCTCTCGCTGCTATTAAGATAGAATGTTAGAAGTATATGTACTTACGATTAGAAATATAATATTTGTTTTTGAAAGGGTTGGCAAGTTCCACCTATTTTTTTGTATTTTCATTAATTGTGTAAAAATATATAATATGTACAGGTTACAAGGCTCTCAGAGCCAAAGCACAAAAGTAAATACATTAAGGGAAATTCTCACACCAACTAGTAAGAGTAGCCCTGATCTTCTGCTTGGATTTGATGCAAACCAACCCAAGCTCTTCCTTGAAAGCAGCTTTCCAACTCATGAGGTTGCAACTTTTTTCTGTCAAAGATGATGTCATTACGACATTTCCAAATTATCCAGCAGGCTGTGATGACCAATTCTCTGAAAATGCTGCTTCCAAAATCAGCTCTAGCTTGTAACATCGTATCCAAGGGATCCAGATTATAGTTCCAGGAGATGGCAAGAAGATTCCAGCAGGCTATACTTAAAGGACATTAGAAAAATAA
Proteins encoded in this region:
- the LOC136504115 gene encoding probable WRKY transcription factor 67, giving the protein MNILESSTHSGCQVVINEIEHQRALVMKLHDLILPILDPCSRQEKLAQQLFQDIFRSSSKVISFLELGDNSNKQANLIKYRRKGGKNNVESHMLGEEAKEIGNKRRKNAQHTGSVVTQAPHFDGYQWRKYGQKWISKAKHSRSYYRCANSKDQGCLATKTVQQKESDGSAGTVRLFDVDYYGQHICKKDDIIHPYVVETTQYSAPIVNHNQSISGSTVVHNDVHGVQDESFENLFMVPSTPEYLIDFTDVEMAGALEVTSMMIFEDIWA